Proteins encoded together in one Oceanobacillus iheyensis HTE831 window:
- the ruvA gene encoding Holliday junction branch migration protein RuvA — MIAYIKGTLNSLGDESLIVDVGGIGYEIVCPNPFVFQDLLNQQIHIQTYHHVREDAQILFGFQNRDEKYLFTKLISVSGIGPKGALAILAGVDISGFIAAVENEDDKFLTSFPGVGKKTARQIILDLKGKLTSVFSITDEQQKSSVSNVNNNEVYSEAMEALKALGYTDKEVKQVLPHLKKDNDALSVDEAIRKALALLAK; from the coding sequence ATGATTGCATATATTAAAGGTACTTTGAATTCCTTAGGGGATGAATCGCTTATTGTAGATGTAGGTGGAATTGGTTATGAAATAGTGTGCCCAAACCCTTTTGTTTTTCAAGATTTACTCAATCAGCAAATACATATACAAACCTATCATCATGTGCGAGAGGATGCACAAATTCTTTTTGGTTTTCAAAATAGAGATGAGAAATACTTATTTACGAAGTTAATATCTGTTTCAGGAATTGGTCCAAAGGGAGCTTTAGCTATTTTAGCAGGAGTGGATATATCAGGGTTTATTGCTGCAGTTGAAAATGAGGATGATAAGTTCTTAACTAGTTTTCCTGGTGTTGGAAAAAAGACAGCAAGACAAATCATTCTTGATTTAAAAGGAAAGTTAACAAGTGTATTCTCCATAACTGATGAACAGCAAAAGAGTAGTGTTAGTAATGTCAATAATAATGAAGTATATTCTGAAGCGATGGAAGCACTGAAGGCACTAGGTTATACAGATAAAGAGGTTAAGCAAGTACTACCTCATTTAAAGAAGGATAATGATGCGTTAAGTGTAGATGAAGCTATTCGCAAAGCATTAGCATTATTAGCAAAGTAG
- a CDS encoding YebC/PmpR family DNA-binding transcriptional regulator, producing MAGHSKWKNIQKRKNAQDAKKGKIFMRHAKDIYIAAKQGGGDLGTNAALRTAVEKAKADNMPNDNIDRNIKKATGSLDGATYEEITYEGYGPGGVAVIVNVLTDNKNRTAAEVRHAFKKNGGNLGENGSVSFMFDRKGYIVIENEEGTLDEDTITMDALEAGAEDVVPQEGAFELYTEPEDFQEVVKYLEENDYTLADSEVTLFPQNYNQLSQEDEAKMMKLIDALEDSEDVQDIHHNLEESN from the coding sequence ATGGCTGGTCATTCTAAATGGAAAAATATACAAAAACGTAAAAATGCACAAGATGCCAAAAAAGGTAAAATTTTTATGCGTCATGCTAAAGATATATATATTGCAGCTAAGCAAGGTGGCGGGGATTTAGGTACAAACGCCGCGTTGCGTACAGCTGTTGAGAAAGCAAAAGCCGACAATATGCCAAATGACAATATTGATCGTAACATTAAGAAGGCAACAGGTTCTCTAGATGGAGCAACCTATGAAGAAATAACATATGAAGGCTATGGACCAGGTGGAGTAGCCGTAATTGTTAATGTTCTTACTGATAATAAGAATCGTACGGCAGCTGAAGTAAGACACGCTTTCAAAAAAAACGGTGGAAATCTTGGCGAGAATGGTAGTGTATCATTTATGTTTGATCGTAAAGGATATATTGTTATTGAAAATGAAGAGGGTACTTTAGACGAAGATACTATAACAATGGATGCTTTAGAAGCAGGAGCGGAAGATGTTGTTCCACAAGAGGGTGCTTTTGAACTCTATACCGAACCGGAAGATTTCCAAGAAGTTGTAAAATATTTAGAAGAAAATGATTATACTTTAGCTGACTCTGAAGTGACATTATTCCCGCAAAACTATAATCAACTATCTCAAGAAGATGAAGCGAAGATGATGAAGTTAATAGATGCGCTTGAGGATAGTGAAGACGTTCAAGATATCCATCATAATTTAGAGGAAAGTAATTAG
- a CDS encoding YhcN/YlaJ family sporulation lipoprotein, producing MRMYTIFILIIFIGTLLIGCTDDNTTNDQPSNNRTESVQPIHFEDQEMEESNQPESIGEQGGYIQSRQYGVNETRANNYTDAFTNEESIRITESLRNRVDVVQAQVASTEDRIVVGVILKEHADPDTGDKLVKHIERQLEDTNKEIIVYTDDIQWDRMKNLDSRLQAKEMGEQVENLFEDIFKIDGNQ from the coding sequence ATGAGGATGTATACTATATTTATTTTAATCATCTTTATTGGAACCCTTTTAATAGGGTGCACGGATGATAATACAACGAATGATCAGCCAAGTAATAATCGTACTGAATCTGTACAACCAATACACTTTGAAGATCAAGAAATGGAAGAATCTAATCAACCTGAATCAATTGGTGAACAAGGTGGTTATATTCAAAGTAGACAGTATGGTGTTAATGAAACCCGTGCAAATAATTATACAGATGCCTTCACAAATGAAGAGTCTATTCGTATAACTGAGTCATTGAGAAATAGGGTAGACGTTGTCCAAGCACAAGTTGCATCTACTGAAGATCGCATTGTAGTAGGGGTGATCTTAAAGGAACATGCAGATCCTGATACTGGAGACAAACTTGTTAAGCATATCGAGAGACAACTTGAAGATACAAATAAAGAAATTATTGTTTATACAGATGATATACAATGGGACCGAATGAAAAATTTGGATTCCAGACTGCAGGCAAAAGAAATGGGAGAACAAGTTGAAAACTTATTTGAAGATATATTTAAGATAGATGGTAATCAGTGA
- the safA gene encoding SafA/ExsA family spore coat assembly protein, translating into MKIHIVQKGDTLWNLSKQYGVDFQELKEVNTQLSNPEKIMPGMKIKIPSTAKQVKKETIAKEAQQPKKKETQHPYKHQSPTPIAVVKEDEYKKEKPVKEMQTQPKMPAMPSMPSMPILEKPKEQVKKEKPKEKPKVKPKEKPKVKPKEKPKEKPKEKPKEKPVEDFCPPGAIQVPCPPMPCPPMPCPPNMGPAYFVPCPPPCFDPYFAPMPMHHGHGFYPPHGQVQGTSNGGGCGCGGSDASTMNFTGYQGNDNHGMWQGNNFGSPDNSMNGQQQSNTENSMNNGQDMNWMLNNMNQGQMFQGYDRPVNDNYFRPQQGATPPMNDGVPKNENRSQSNQHNPQLNAQQNQAPAHSQPTFPAQFIDNQQRSVYPKPPFYPQSPNTSS; encoded by the coding sequence TTGAAAATACACATTGTTCAAAAGGGAGATACCTTGTGGAATTTATCCAAACAGTATGGAGTTGATTTTCAAGAGTTAAAAGAAGTAAATACACAATTATCAAACCCAGAAAAAATAATGCCAGGAATGAAAATAAAAATACCAAGCACAGCAAAGCAAGTGAAAAAAGAAACGATCGCCAAAGAAGCGCAGCAGCCTAAAAAGAAAGAAACACAACATCCATATAAACATCAGTCTCCAACACCTATTGCCGTCGTTAAAGAAGATGAGTATAAGAAAGAAAAGCCAGTAAAAGAGATGCAGACACAACCGAAGATGCCTGCGATGCCATCTATGCCAAGTATGCCGATTTTAGAAAAACCGAAAGAGCAAGTGAAAAAAGAGAAACCGAAGGAAAAACCGAAAGTAAAGCCCAAGGAGAAACCAAAAGTAAAGCCGAAAGAAAAACCGAAAGAAAAACCAAAAGAGAAGCCTAAAGAAAAGCCAGTGGAGGATTTCTGTCCGCCAGGGGCAATACAAGTACCTTGCCCGCCAATGCCTTGTCCACCGATGCCTTGTCCGCCAAATATGGGTCCGGCCTATTTTGTTCCATGTCCGCCACCATGTTTTGATCCTTATTTTGCACCAATGCCTATGCATCATGGTCATGGATTTTATCCGCCACATGGTCAAGTACAGGGAACCTCAAATGGTGGAGGATGTGGATGTGGGGGAAGTGATGCATCAACAATGAATTTTACCGGTTATCAAGGAAATGATAATCATGGAATGTGGCAAGGCAATAATTTTGGTTCACCCGATAATTCAATGAATGGACAACAACAAAGTAATACTGAAAACTCTATGAACAATGGTCAGGACATGAATTGGATGTTGAACAATATGAATCAAGGACAAATGTTTCAAGGCTATGACAGACCAGTAAATGATAATTATTTCAGACCACAACAAGGGGCGACGCCTCCTATGAATGATGGGGTGCCTAAAAATGAAAATAGGTCTCAGTCGAATCAACACAATCCGCAATTGAATGCCCAACAAAATCAAGCACCAGCTCATTCACAACCAACATTTCCTGCACAATTTATAGATAATCAACAACGTTCAGTATATCCAAAACCACCATTCTACCCTCAATCACCAAACACATCCTCGTAA
- the pheA gene encoding prephenate dehydratase: MTSIGYLGPKGTFTKMAVDSVFNGEMKNGYRTIPECIDAVDKGEVDIGVVPIENAIEGTVQLTIDYLIHQVRLPVVGEIVVPIQQHLLVRKEVTNNLSDIQEVYSHSHAIAQCHQYLHRHLHAATTKHTSSTGKAAEIVSNSNEPIAAIGNRLAAEEYGLHIFQENIHDYPNNHTRFLVLSNHPEKVHIKHKKDSEKTTMLITLPNDQSGALHQILSAFSWRKLNLSKIESRPTKTGLGNYFFIIDVDQPYDDVLFPGVKSELEALGCQVTILGTYPVYHMLQN, encoded by the coding sequence GTGACAAGTATAGGGTATTTAGGACCAAAAGGAACATTTACTAAAATGGCAGTAGATTCAGTCTTTAATGGAGAAATGAAAAATGGATATAGAACCATTCCAGAATGTATCGATGCAGTCGATAAAGGTGAAGTAGATATTGGAGTTGTGCCAATAGAAAATGCAATAGAAGGTACGGTTCAATTGACAATTGATTATTTAATACATCAAGTGCGATTGCCGGTTGTTGGTGAAATAGTAGTACCAATCCAACAACATTTACTTGTGCGAAAAGAAGTAACAAACAACCTGTCAGATATTCAAGAAGTATATTCGCATAGTCATGCTATTGCACAATGTCACCAATATCTACACCGTCACTTGCATGCTGCAACGACAAAACATACGTCGTCAACCGGAAAAGCTGCTGAAATCGTAAGTAACTCAAATGAGCCCATCGCTGCAATTGGAAATCGGTTAGCGGCAGAAGAATATGGGTTACATATTTTCCAAGAAAATATTCATGATTATCCCAATAATCATACACGATTTTTAGTTTTATCGAATCATCCGGAGAAGGTACACATTAAGCATAAAAAAGATTCCGAAAAAACGACGATGCTGATTACTTTACCAAATGATCAGTCTGGTGCGCTTCATCAGATTTTATCTGCTTTTTCATGGAGAAAATTAAATTTGTCTAAAATTGAATCACGACCGACGAAAACGGGATTAGGTAATTATTTCTTTATTATTGATGTAGATCAACCCTATGATGATGTGTTATTTCCTGGTGTGAAATCAGAGCTGGAAGCACTTGGCTGTCAAGTGACGATCTTAGGTACTTACCCTGTATACCATATGTTACAAAACTAA